A window of Martelella mediterranea DSM 17316 contains these coding sequences:
- a CDS encoding LysR family transcriptional regulator yields MAKISLTLVQTFYHVARNGSFSAAARELNLSYQSAANHVRRLEQILKSRLIESEQGAKRITLTPRGRALYNLLHPELDIMLERLTTLIENQRSALRVGMPQAIFFYLFPKVLARFREAFPEMEFSVYERDTVLAELVKNGSLDVCISERYFGDPVVPQRMLGSYRLSLVFPRAWGDVPAQEDIPDWAADKPFVTYEPGQTLRNVSVDFLGRGGRAVHPAISTSGSSSVKLCVEEGLGFSIIPSWCVASDDEKVASLRLTSLPEIRVYFGSAGFLQTHPMVQQLYEDCQRELVGPVLDPPSGDILPPL; encoded by the coding sequence ATGGCAAAGATCAGTCTTACGCTGGTGCAGACCTTCTATCATGTGGCGCGCAACGGCTCGTTCTCGGCGGCGGCGCGCGAGCTGAACCTGTCCTATCAGTCCGCCGCCAACCATGTGCGCCGGCTCGAGCAGATTTTGAAAAGCAGGCTGATCGAATCCGAGCAGGGGGCCAAGCGCATCACGCTCACGCCGCGCGGGCGCGCGCTGTACAATCTGCTCCATCCCGAACTCGACATCATGCTGGAACGGCTGACGACGCTGATCGAGAACCAGCGCTCCGCGCTCCGGGTGGGCATGCCGCAGGCGATCTTCTTCTATCTGTTTCCCAAGGTTCTGGCCCGCTTCCGCGAGGCTTTTCCGGAGATGGAGTTTTCCGTCTACGAGCGCGATACGGTGCTGGCCGAACTGGTGAAGAATGGCAGCCTCGATGTCTGCATCTCGGAACGCTATTTCGGCGATCCCGTCGTACCGCAGCGCATGCTCGGAAGCTACCGGCTTTCGCTGGTTTTCCCGCGTGCCTGGGGCGATGTTCCGGCGCAGGAGGATATTCCGGACTGGGCCGCGGACAAGCCGTTCGTGACCTATGAACCCGGGCAGACGCTGCGCAATGTCTCGGTCGATTTTCTCGGCCGTGGCGGCAGGGCCGTTCACCCCGCGATTTCGACGTCGGGCAGTTCCAGCGTGAAGCTGTGCGTCGAGGAGGGGCTCGGCTTTTCCATCATTCCCTCATGGTGCGTGGCCTCCGATGACGAGAAGGTCGCCTCGCTCCGCCTCACCAGCCTGCCGGAAATCCGGGTCTATTTCGGCAGTGCCGGCTTCCTGCAAACCCACCCCATGGTCCAGCAGCTTTACGAGGATTGCCAGCGCGAACTGGTGGGGCCGGTTCTGGACCCGCCGAGCGGCGATATCCTGCCGCCTCTATGA
- a CDS encoding transporter substrate-binding domain-containing protein produces MNLFAKICGVTAVALSLFSAAASADTVSDIRERGTLRIPAILNEVPYFNKDPRTGEWTGFVIDMASDIAKTLDVELEVVESSWSNAILDVQSGKVDMAFAVTATPVRALSVSFSDPTYYNSFVLISADETLEGKSWNELNDPQYTFAVDLGSAQDLMAQQYLPKANILRFKTRDEAIVAVTTGKAQGLINTMLNGLVISKKAANVGSVKVPTPVLSTPSVIAVNYGSDETFKSFVSAWAEYNRRIGNNQTWILKSLEPFGISLTDMPPGFGFGG; encoded by the coding sequence ATGAATTTGTTTGCCAAGATCTGTGGCGTGACGGCGGTGGCGCTTTCGCTGTTCTCAGCCGCCGCCAGCGCCGACACGGTCAGTGATATTCGCGAGCGCGGCACGCTGCGTATTCCGGCGATCCTGAACGAAGTGCCCTATTTCAACAAGGACCCGCGCACGGGCGAATGGACCGGCTTCGTCATCGATATGGCGTCGGATATCGCCAAGACGCTCGATGTCGAGCTTGAAGTTGTGGAATCGAGCTGGTCCAACGCCATTCTGGATGTCCAGAGCGGCAAGGTCGACATGGCCTTCGCCGTGACTGCAACGCCGGTGCGCGCGCTGTCGGTTTCGTTTTCCGACCCGACCTATTACAACAGTTTCGTGCTGATCTCCGCCGATGAAACGCTGGAAGGCAAGAGCTGGAACGAACTCAACGACCCGCAATACACCTTCGCCGTGGATCTCGGCTCCGCGCAGGATCTGATGGCGCAGCAATATCTGCCCAAGGCCAACATTCTGCGCTTCAAGACCCGCGACGAGGCGATCGTCGCCGTCACCACCGGCAAGGCGCAGGGGCTGATCAACACCATGCTCAACGGGCTGGTGATCTCCAAGAAGGCCGCCAATGTGGGCAGCGTCAAGGTGCCGACCCCGGTTCTGTCCACCCCTTCGGTGATTGCCGTGAACTACGGCTCGGACGAGACCTTCAAGAGCTTCGTATCCGCCTGGGCCGAATATAACCGCCGCATCGGCAACAACCAGACCTGGATCCTGAAGAGCCTGGAGCCGTTCGGCATCTCGCTGACGGACATGCCTCCCGGCTTCGGCTTCGGCGGCTGA
- a CDS encoding toxin-antitoxin system YwqK family antitoxin: MKTALALLLALAAGAAHAANVDENLAPSPDGAYSYTPPEKAKDGVYIIDIYDEDDDRYARVWNTAPTLDEGRKVGKIETFYPGSGYLKTRVPLNEDGRRDGEMVTFDEDGNVVGRTPYDDGSKNGTEVRYWADGKTQRETTWKDGVLNGPWRLYYQDGTLSAENNHVDGHIDGVERKYHENGKLAAEIHWSMSRRDGPYRDYDKDGNLIEEGHYVDGAADGVVTEYWPSGARRAERHYDMGTPTGSAKRWSESGELVAQTDYAEDGNALRNRKWKDGALIWLEEPVQIEGRGEGQKTVEHYGNFTETEIKADGYLLFTKYLNDQLLDRTELVDGEYRGLFVSTTEIDQITTRVHYVDGKEDGLYTRAWRGREWDRGYYDHGKRVGDWRRTEHSSDVIHETYNDDGKLTGAQRTYRMNGELKRLATYDAGVLNGPYKELDGDRMIAGGRYVDGEKHGEWLEQVPYRDETRQGRYDHGIQEGRWTTFDGNGYRIAVTSFSNGMKDGPRYILAENGALEEVQMWKDDKRDGTTTYYDADGPMSRQLWRDGRLQGDAVPARDAR; encoded by the coding sequence ATGAAAACCGCTCTCGCACTTCTACTCGCTCTGGCGGCAGGCGCCGCACATGCCGCCAATGTCGATGAAAATCTGGCACCCTCCCCGGACGGCGCCTACAGCTACACCCCGCCGGAAAAGGCAAAGGACGGCGTCTATATCATCGATATCTACGATGAAGACGATGACCGTTATGCCCGTGTCTGGAACACCGCCCCGACGCTGGATGAGGGCCGCAAGGTCGGAAAGATCGAGACCTTCTATCCCGGCTCGGGCTACCTCAAAACCCGCGTTCCGCTCAACGAGGACGGCCGCCGCGACGGCGAGATGGTGACCTTCGATGAGGACGGCAACGTCGTGGGCCGCACGCCTTATGATGACGGCAGCAAAAACGGCACGGAGGTCCGGTACTGGGCGGACGGCAAGACGCAGCGCGAAACAACGTGGAAGGATGGCGTGCTCAACGGCCCTTGGCGTCTCTATTATCAGGACGGCACGCTTTCGGCCGAAAACAACCATGTCGACGGCCATATCGATGGCGTGGAACGCAAATACCACGAAAACGGCAAGCTTGCCGCCGAAATCCACTGGTCGATGAGCCGGCGCGATGGCCCCTACAGGGACTACGACAAGGACGGCAACCTTATCGAGGAAGGCCATTATGTCGATGGCGCGGCCGATGGGGTCGTCACCGAATACTGGCCCTCGGGCGCGCGCCGGGCCGAGCGTCACTACGACATGGGGACGCCGACCGGCAGCGCAAAACGCTGGTCGGAATCCGGCGAACTCGTGGCCCAGACCGATTATGCCGAGGATGGCAACGCGTTGAGAAACCGGAAATGGAAGGACGGAGCGCTGATCTGGCTCGAAGAGCCGGTGCAGATCGAAGGCCGTGGCGAAGGACAGAAAACTGTCGAGCATTACGGCAATTTCACCGAGACCGAGATCAAGGCCGACGGCTATCTCCTCTTCACGAAGTATCTCAACGACCAGCTGCTGGACCGCACCGAACTGGTCGATGGCGAATATCGCGGGCTGTTCGTCTCGACCACCGAAATCGACCAGATCACCACCCGCGTCCACTATGTCGACGGCAAGGAGGATGGTCTTTACACCCGCGCCTGGCGCGGCCGGGAGTGGGACCGGGGCTATTACGACCATGGCAAGCGCGTCGGCGACTGGCGCCGGACGGAACACTCCAGCGACGTCATCCACGAGACCTATAACGATGACGGAAAGCTGACCGGCGCGCAGCGCACATACAGGATGAACGGCGAGTTGAAGCGGCTCGCCACCTATGACGCGGGCGTCTTGAACGGGCCCTACAAGGAACTGGATGGCGACCGGATGATTGCCGGTGGCCGCTATGTCGACGGCGAGAAGCACGGCGAATGGCTGGAACAGGTGCCCTACCGCGACGAAACGCGACAGGGCCGCTACGACCACGGTATCCAGGAAGGCCGCTGGACGACCTTTGACGGCAACGGCTACCGCATCGCGGTCACAAGCTTCAGCAACGGTATGAAGGACGGGCCGCGCTACATTCTGGCGGAAAACGGCGCGCTTGAGGAAGTGCAGATGTGGAAGGACGACAAGCGCGACGGCACCACCACCTATTATGACGCCGACGGCCCGATGTCGCGTCAGCTCTGGCGCGATGGCCGGCTGCAGGGGGACGCGGTTCCCGCCCGGGATGCGCGATAA
- a CDS encoding DUF2207 domain-containing protein, with product MVSGKRIVAAFLLVLIWLGPALARERIERFESDITIGPTGRLDITETIAIRAEGYRIEHGIFRDLPIAGRTAEGGVDPGALQILSATLDGAPVSMRVARRSDYIRIFLGDAGTDLEPGVHTFRLSYRTGPQIESRDGQDEFYWNVTGSYWAFPIDNAAATIHLPEGAAATQVAGYTGPLGSTRTEVSRRLSPDGGTVDISTYRILRPEEGLTVAITFPKGFVSEPAAAERFRWWVRRNPGVAISGVGLGALGLLFLLVSRRIRRPGEEHAGRYPVVERRKPPRGTTPAQVQYISMRRMLGHSALLATVINLGLRGLMTIVPEGKAWRIVLDEGDTGTLAPEEEALVSGVRAEGGSILVERNNRQTLRRLYGDFARAVRATHGRRYYAPNGKWKLAAAFLCSGLAAALALTGMDGEGWILAYGPLLPIALGIAFAGFDARASADTVSNAAGNGMGGGLVASAGLWLMTGFFTGAFGWATALGLVATPVLFWWFAARIGQPTEEGRAREAEIEGLRLYLERVGDMRHANRSERDALPALLPFAVALNMKSEWSRAFDSVMDAGRGTINPIPFGLHPTFYDTGANGATIFGACQALSTNLTACISPNGSGSGGGFSGGGFSGGGGGGGGGGGW from the coding sequence TTGGTCTCGGGGAAGCGGATCGTCGCGGCCTTCCTGCTTGTGCTGATCTGGCTTGGGCCGGCCTTGGCGCGCGAGAGGATCGAGCGTTTCGAAAGCGACATTACGATCGGCCCGACCGGTCGCCTCGACATCACCGAGACCATCGCGATCAGGGCGGAGGGTTACCGGATCGAGCATGGCATCTTTCGCGATCTGCCGATCGCGGGACGGACGGCGGAGGGTGGCGTCGATCCGGGCGCGCTGCAGATCCTGTCGGCCACGCTCGACGGCGCGCCGGTGTCCATGCGCGTCGCCCGCCGCAGCGACTATATACGCATCTTTCTGGGGGATGCCGGAACCGATCTCGAACCGGGCGTTCACACCTTCCGGCTTTCCTATCGCACCGGACCGCAGATCGAAAGCCGCGACGGCCAGGACGAGTTCTACTGGAATGTGACCGGCAGCTACTGGGCCTTCCCGATCGACAATGCCGCTGCGACCATTCATCTGCCGGAGGGTGCTGCGGCCACACAGGTTGCCGGCTATACCGGCCCGCTCGGCTCGACGCGCACCGAGGTGTCCCGCCGCCTCAGCCCGGATGGCGGCACGGTCGATATCTCGACCTACCGCATTCTCCGCCCGGAGGAGGGGCTGACGGTCGCCATCACATTCCCCAAAGGTTTCGTCAGCGAACCGGCTGCCGCCGAGCGGTTCCGGTGGTGGGTGCGCCGCAATCCGGGCGTGGCGATTTCCGGCGTCGGTCTCGGCGCTCTCGGCCTGCTTTTCCTGTTGGTCTCCCGGCGGATCAGGCGGCCCGGAGAGGAGCACGCCGGACGCTATCCGGTGGTCGAGCGGCGCAAGCCGCCGCGCGGCACGACGCCGGCTCAGGTGCAGTATATTTCGATGCGGCGCATGCTCGGCCATTCCGCGCTCCTCGCCACGGTCATCAATCTCGGCCTGCGCGGGCTGATGACCATCGTTCCCGAGGGCAAGGCCTGGCGGATCGTGCTGGACGAGGGCGACACCGGCACGCTGGCGCCCGAGGAGGAAGCGCTGGTTTCTGGCGTGCGCGCCGAAGGCGGCAGCATATTGGTCGAGCGCAACAACCGGCAAACGCTGAGACGGCTTTACGGCGATTTCGCCCGCGCCGTGCGCGCCACCCATGGCCGGCGGTATTACGCGCCGAACGGCAAGTGGAAGCTGGCGGCCGCCTTCCTTTGCTCCGGCCTTGCCGCAGCGCTTGCGCTGACCGGCATGGATGGCGAGGGGTGGATCCTCGCCTATGGCCCGCTGCTGCCGATCGCGCTCGGCATTGCCTTTGCGGGCTTCGATGCGCGCGCCTCGGCGGATACGGTCAGCAATGCCGCCGGAAACGGCATGGGCGGCGGGCTGGTCGCGAGCGCGGGTCTGTGGCTGATGACGGGCTTCTTCACCGGGGCCTTCGGATGGGCGACGGCGCTTGGCCTTGTCGCGACGCCGGTGCTGTTCTGGTGGTTTGCCGCGCGGATCGGCCAGCCGACGGAGGAGGGGCGGGCGCGCGAGGCGGAAATCGAGGGGCTGCGCCTCTATCTCGAGCGCGTCGGCGACATGCGCCACGCCAATCGCAGCGAAAGGGACGCGCTTCCCGCCCTGCTGCCCTTCGCGGTGGCGCTCAATATGAAATCCGAATGGAGCCGGGCCTTCGACAGCGTGATGGACGCCGGCCGCGGCACCATCAACCCGATCCCCTTCGGCCTGCACCCGACCTTCTATGACACGGGCGCGAACGGCGCGACCATCTTCGGCGCCTGCCAGGCGCTCAGCACCAACCTCACGGCTTGCATCTCGCCCAACGGTTCGGGCTCTGGCGGCGGCTTTTCGGGTGGGGGCTTCTCCGGTGGGGGCGGCGGCGGCGGTGGGGGCGGCGGCTGGTGA